In a genomic window of Variovorax paradoxus:
- a CDS encoding cytochrome c biogenesis protein ResB has product MSVSTHGLRVHRGPQAVRAAVELLSSMRFAIALLTIICIASIIGTVLKQHEPINNYINQFGPFWAEVFRAARLDSIYSAWWFLLILLFLVISTTLCIVRNTPRIVVELRTFKEDIRTQSLKAFGQRAQTQLGETPDMAANRIGQLLVSGGWKVKLQQREATGDGKTPAGWMVAARAGGAHKLGYIAAHSAIVLVCIGGLLDGDLVVRAQTWFNGKSVFTGGGMIADVPPQHRLSAGNPTFRGNILVPEGGQGSVAILNQADGVLLQELPFSIELKKFIVDYYSTGMPKLFASEVVLHDRETGAQVPARIEVNHPASYKGVEIYQSSFDDGGSTVKLKAVPMAAAAKPFEVEGVIGGPSSEITNGKEKLTLEFAALRVINVENFADGGAMGSGADVRKVDLRHDIESRLGAANKTNKPKVLRNIGPSIGYKLRDAAGQAREYQNYMVPVDTGDGQPVFLLGMREKPEEPFRYLRVPADEQGSMDGFVRMRATLEDPAMRARAIERYIAKASDPKRPEMADQLRVSATRALALFAGSEPARADAASAGGWQAIAEFMESNVPEAERERAGAVLVRILNDVLYEVLNLSREGAGLAALPGDEKSQAFLTQAVIALSDAHFYPAPVAMMMTDFTQVQASVFQVARAPGKNVVYLGCLLLIVGIFAMLYVRERRLWVWLTPAGAPGDNTTETAATMAFSVNRKTIDSDREFEHLKHKLLALKKEEPASP; this is encoded by the coding sequence ATGTCAGTCTCCACTCACGGCCTTCGCGTCCATCGCGGCCCGCAAGCGGTTCGCGCGGCGGTGGAACTGCTGTCGTCGATGCGCTTCGCGATCGCGCTGCTCACGATCATCTGCATCGCCTCGATCATCGGCACCGTGCTCAAGCAGCACGAGCCGATCAACAACTACATCAACCAGTTCGGGCCGTTTTGGGCCGAGGTGTTCCGCGCCGCGCGGCTCGACTCGATCTACAGCGCCTGGTGGTTCCTGCTGATCCTGCTGTTCCTGGTGATCAGCACCACGCTGTGCATCGTGCGCAACACGCCGCGCATCGTGGTCGAACTGCGCACCTTCAAGGAAGACATCCGCACCCAGAGCCTCAAGGCCTTCGGCCAGCGCGCGCAGACGCAGCTCGGCGAAACGCCCGACATGGCGGCCAACCGCATCGGCCAGTTGCTCGTGAGCGGCGGCTGGAAGGTCAAGCTGCAGCAGCGCGAGGCCACGGGCGATGGCAAGACGCCGGCCGGCTGGATGGTCGCCGCGCGTGCCGGCGGCGCGCACAAGCTCGGCTACATCGCGGCGCACAGCGCGATCGTGCTGGTGTGCATCGGCGGCCTGCTCGACGGCGACCTGGTGGTGCGCGCGCAGACCTGGTTCAACGGCAAGAGCGTGTTCACCGGCGGCGGCATGATCGCCGACGTGCCGCCGCAGCACCGGCTGTCGGCCGGCAATCCGACCTTCCGCGGCAACATCCTGGTGCCCGAGGGCGGGCAGGGCAGCGTGGCGATCCTCAACCAGGCCGATGGCGTGCTGCTGCAGGAGCTGCCGTTCTCGATCGAGCTCAAGAAGTTCATCGTCGACTACTACTCGACCGGCATGCCCAAGCTGTTCGCGAGCGAGGTGGTGCTGCACGACCGCGAGACCGGCGCGCAGGTGCCCGCGCGCATCGAGGTCAACCATCCGGCCAGCTACAAGGGCGTGGAGATCTATCAGTCGAGCTTCGACGACGGCGGCTCGACGGTGAAGCTCAAGGCGGTGCCGATGGCGGCCGCTGCCAAGCCCTTCGAGGTCGAGGGCGTGATCGGCGGCCCGAGCAGCGAGATCACCAACGGCAAGGAGAAGCTCACGCTGGAGTTCGCGGCGCTGCGCGTGATCAACGTCGAGAACTTCGCCGACGGCGGCGCCATGGGCAGCGGCGCCGACGTGCGCAAGGTCGACCTGCGCCACGACATCGAGTCGCGCCTGGGCGCGGCCAACAAGACCAACAAGCCCAAGGTGCTGCGCAACATCGGCCCGAGCATCGGCTACAAGCTGCGCGACGCGGCCGGCCAGGCGCGCGAATACCAGAACTACATGGTGCCGGTCGACACCGGCGACGGCCAGCCGGTGTTCCTGCTGGGCATGCGCGAGAAGCCCGAGGAGCCGTTCCGCTACCTGCGCGTGCCGGCCGACGAGCAGGGCTCGATGGACGGCTTCGTGCGCATGCGCGCCACGCTCGAGGACCCGGCGATGCGCGCGCGCGCCATCGAGCGCTACATCGCCAAGGCCAGCGATCCGAAGCGCCCCGAGATGGCCGACCAGCTGCGGGTGTCGGCCACGCGCGCGCTGGCGCTGTTCGCGGGCAGCGAGCCCGCGCGCGCCGATGCCGCCTCCGCGGGCGGCTGGCAGGCGATCGCCGAATTCATGGAGAGCAACGTGCCCGAGGCCGAGCGCGAGCGCGCGGGCGCGGTGCTGGTGCGCATCCTCAACGACGTGCTCTACGAGGTGCTGAACCTCAGCCGCGAAGGCGCGGGTCTCGCGGCGCTGCCGGGCGACGAGAAGTCGCAGGCCTTCCTCACGCAGGCGGTGATCGCGTTGAGCGACGCCCACTTCTACCCGGCCCCGGTCGCGATGATGATGACCGACTTCACCCAGGTGCAGGCCAGCGTGTTCCAGGTGGCGCGCGCCCCTGGCAAGAACGTCGTCTATCTGGGCTGTCTGTTGCTGATCGTCGGGATTTTTGCCATGCTGTACGTGCGCGAGCGTCGGCTCTGGGTGTGGCTGACACCCGCCGGCGCCCCTGGAGACAACACCACCGAAACCGCCGCGACGATGGCGTTCTCGGTCAATCGCAAGACCATCGACAGCGATCGGGAGTTCGAGCACCTGAAGCACAAGCTGCTCGCCCTGAAGAAAGAAGAGCCCGCCTCACCATGA
- the ccsB gene encoding c-type cytochrome biogenesis protein CcsB, whose translation MNTTTLTLNESWLSRRNLFDWVFAALVLAGGLFAFARHAGSMDSYEKPILVGALICVIAMGWFWRPLRVLAIVVAAASLLAIASYQGDLARADTVFWLKYFLSSQSAILWMSVLFFMSTLFYWLGFFGGKQGDALEAIGSRLAWAAITMALIGTMVRWYESHQLGPDIGHIPVSNLYEVFVLFCWLTAAFYLYYEEHYRTRALGAFVMLVVSAAVGFLLWYTLVRQAHEIQPLVPALQSWWMKLHVPANFIGYGTFSLAAMVAFAYLVKEQADETRWYKLTPIWLLGMALCFVPVAFRQRVQEAGGSYWVAYAAISALIAAGILLGRKRIAARLPANEVLDDVMYKSIAVGFAFFTIATVLGALWAADAWGGYWSWDPKETWALIVWLNYAAWLHMRLVKGLRGTVAAWWALAGLAVTTFAFLGVNMFLSGLHSYGTL comes from the coding sequence ATGAACACCACCACCCTCACGCTCAACGAAAGCTGGCTCTCGCGGCGCAACTTGTTCGACTGGGTGTTCGCGGCGCTGGTGCTCGCGGGCGGCCTGTTCGCCTTCGCGCGCCATGCGGGCTCGATGGATTCCTACGAGAAGCCGATCCTGGTGGGCGCTCTGATCTGTGTGATCGCCATGGGCTGGTTCTGGCGCCCGCTGCGGGTGCTGGCGATCGTGGTCGCGGCGGCCTCGCTGCTGGCCATCGCGTCCTACCAGGGCGACCTGGCGCGCGCCGACACCGTGTTCTGGCTCAAGTACTTCCTCTCGAGCCAGTCGGCCATCCTCTGGATGAGCGTGCTGTTCTTCATGAGCACGCTGTTCTACTGGCTCGGCTTCTTCGGCGGCAAGCAGGGCGACGCGCTCGAGGCGATCGGTTCGCGGCTGGCCTGGGCCGCCATCACCATGGCGCTGATCGGCACCATGGTGCGCTGGTACGAAAGCCACCAGCTCGGCCCCGACATCGGCCACATCCCGGTGAGCAACCTCTACGAGGTGTTCGTGCTGTTCTGCTGGCTCACGGCCGCGTTCTATCTCTACTACGAAGAGCACTACCGCACGCGCGCGCTCGGCGCCTTCGTGATGCTGGTGGTGAGCGCGGCGGTCGGCTTCCTGCTCTGGTACACGCTGGTGCGCCAGGCGCACGAAATCCAGCCGCTGGTGCCCGCGCTGCAGAGCTGGTGGATGAAGCTGCACGTGCCCGCCAACTTCATCGGCTACGGCACCTTCTCGCTCGCGGCCATGGTGGCTTTCGCCTACCTGGTGAAGGAACAGGCGGACGAGACCCGCTGGTACAAGCTCACGCCGATCTGGCTGCTGGGCATGGCGCTGTGCTTCGTGCCGGTGGCGTTCCGCCAGCGCGTGCAGGAAGCCGGTGGCAGCTACTGGGTGGCCTATGCGGCGATCTCGGCGCTGATCGCGGCCGGCATCCTGCTGGGGCGCAAGCGCATCGCGGCACGCCTGCCGGCCAACGAGGTGCTCGACGACGTCATGTACAAGTCGATCGCGGTCGGCTTCGCCTTCTTCACCATCGCCACCGTGCTCGGTGCGCTGTGGGCCGCCGATGCCTGGGGCGGCTACTGGAGCTGGGACCCGAAGGAGACCTGGGCGCTGATCGTCTGGCTCAACTACGCGGCCTGGCTGCACATGCGCCTGGTCAAGGGCCTGCGCGGCACCGTGGCGGCCTGGTGGGCGCTCGCGGGGCTGGCGGTCACCACCTTCGCCTTCCTCGGCGTCAACATGTTCCTGAGCGGCCTGCACAGCTACGGCACCCTGTAG
- the msrP gene encoding protein-methionine-sulfoxide reductase catalytic subunit MsrP, with protein MSFPSRPSRRNSGFIHPLSSEITPRALYEGRRDLLKLMAGGAAGAALASFAGREALAQTARPNKLEALPGAKSAVPGAQTMEKLTDYKDATSYNNYYEFGTDKGDPVKNAGTLKTRPWTVEVEGLVKKPGKYSIEDLLKLSAQEERIYRLRCVEGWSMVIPWVGYSLAELIKKVEPQGNAKFVEFVTLADPKTMPFVGSRVLDWPYTEGLRMDEAMHPLTLLAFGMYGEVLPNQNGAPVRLVVPWKYGFKSAKSIVKIRFVEKEPSTAWNKAAAQEYGFYSNVNPNVDHPRWSQATERRIGDGGGLFAKRNKTLLFNGYEAQVGQLYAGMDLKKNY; from the coding sequence ATGTCCTTCCCTTCCCGTCCGTCGCGCCGCAACAGCGGCTTCATCCACCCGCTGTCCAGCGAGATCACGCCACGCGCCCTCTACGAAGGCCGGCGCGACCTGCTCAAGCTGATGGCGGGCGGCGCGGCCGGCGCCGCGCTGGCTTCCTTCGCGGGCCGCGAGGCGCTGGCCCAGACGGCGCGGCCGAACAAGCTGGAAGCGCTGCCGGGCGCGAAGTCCGCGGTGCCCGGTGCGCAGACGATGGAAAAGCTCACCGACTACAAGGACGCGACCAGCTACAACAACTACTACGAGTTCGGCACCGACAAGGGTGACCCCGTCAAGAACGCCGGCACGCTCAAGACCCGGCCCTGGACCGTCGAGGTCGAGGGGCTGGTGAAGAAGCCCGGCAAGTACTCGATCGAGGACCTGCTCAAGCTCAGCGCGCAGGAAGAGCGCATCTACCGGCTGCGCTGCGTCGAGGGCTGGTCGATGGTGATCCCGTGGGTCGGCTATTCGCTGGCCGAGCTGATCAAGAAGGTCGAGCCGCAGGGCAACGCCAAGTTCGTCGAGTTCGTGACCCTGGCCGATCCCAAGACCATGCCCTTCGTCGGCTCGCGCGTGCTCGACTGGCCCTACACCGAGGGCCTGCGCATGGACGAGGCGATGCATCCGCTCACGCTGCTGGCCTTCGGCATGTATGGCGAGGTGTTGCCGAACCAGAACGGCGCGCCGGTACGGCTCGTGGTGCCGTGGAAGTACGGCTTCAAGTCGGCCAAATCGATCGTGAAGATCCGCTTCGTCGAGAAGGAGCCGAGCACGGCCTGGAACAAGGCCGCGGCGCAGGAGTACGGCTTCTACTCGAACGTGAACCCGAACGTCGACCATCCGCGCTGGAGCCAGGCGACCGAGCGCCGCATCGGCGACGGCGGCGGCCTGTTCGCCAAGCGCAACAAGACCCTGCTGTTCAATGGCTACGAAGCGCAGGTCGGCCAGCTCTATGCGGGCATGGACCTGAAGAAGAACTACTGA
- a CDS encoding sulfoxide reductase heme-binding subunit YedZ yields the protein MNKLLLHPAAKPVVFLLCLLPFAWLAYGVVVDQLGPNPQEYLIRATGDWTLRFLCIVLAVTPLRVTTKWNGLARFRRMLGLYAYFYVVLHLLCYAWFDMGLDWGEIAKDIAKRPFILVGFSAFVLLTPLALTSFNRAIKAIGAKRWQLLHKLVYLIAGLGLLHFFWMRAGKNNFAEVFVYAAIIGLLLAWRLWRWMGARKAGVPAARAGARARPSN from the coding sequence ATGAACAAGCTGCTGCTGCATCCCGCCGCCAAGCCCGTCGTCTTCCTGCTGTGCCTGCTGCCTTTCGCGTGGCTGGCCTACGGCGTGGTGGTCGACCAGCTGGGCCCCAATCCCCAGGAGTACCTGATCCGCGCGACCGGCGACTGGACCTTGCGCTTCCTGTGCATCGTGCTGGCGGTCACGCCGCTGCGCGTGACGACGAAGTGGAACGGCCTGGCGCGCTTCCGGCGCATGCTGGGCCTGTACGCCTACTTCTACGTGGTGCTGCACCTGCTGTGCTACGCATGGTTCGACATGGGGCTCGACTGGGGCGAGATCGCCAAGGACATCGCGAAGCGGCCGTTCATCCTGGTGGGCTTCTCGGCGTTCGTGCTGCTGACCCCGCTGGCGCTGACCTCGTTCAACCGCGCGATCAAGGCCATCGGCGCGAAGCGCTGGCAGCTGCTGCACAAGCTGGTCTACCTGATCGCGGGGCTGGGCCTGCTGCACTTCTTCTGGATGCGCGCGGGCAAGAACAACTTCGCCGAGGTGTTCGTCTACGCGGCGATCATCGGCCTGCTGCTGGCGTGGCGACTCTGGCGCTGGATGGGCGCCCGCAAGGCGGGCGTGCCGGCAGCGCGGGCCGGCGCGCGGGCGCGGCCGTCGAACTAG
- the lysA gene encoding diaminopimelate decarboxylase — translation MSTLPLPGHPHIAQRDGALQVEGVSLDALAREHGTPLFVYSKQWMLDALAAYQRGFEGRDALVCYAMKANSSLGVLRVFAEAGCGFDIVSGGELARVLAVGADPKKIIFSGVGKTRAEMRQALAAGIACFNVESEAELDVLNEVALAEKARAPISIRINPNVDPKTHPYISTGLKGNKFGIAHDRAVQAYRHAASLPGLEVVGIDCHIGSQITEASPYFDAFERVLDLVVAIEAAGIPIHHLDFGGGLGIDYNGETPPQADALWRQLLERLDARGFGQRKLVIEPGRSLVGNAGVCLTEVLYTKPGEDKNFCIVDAAMNDLPRPAMYQAFHRIVPLRERAGAGATYDVVGPVCESGDWIGRDRELNVVAGDLLGVLSAGAYCMSMASNYNTRARAAEVLVSGTAATLIRRRETLEDQLQAELQTARG, via the coding sequence ATGAGCACCCTTCCCCTGCCCGGCCATCCCCACATCGCGCAGCGTGACGGCGCGCTCCAGGTCGAAGGCGTGTCGCTCGATGCGCTCGCGCGCGAGCACGGCACGCCGCTGTTCGTCTACTCGAAGCAGTGGATGCTCGATGCGCTGGCCGCCTACCAGCGCGGCTTCGAAGGCCGCGATGCGCTGGTCTGCTACGCGATGAAGGCCAACTCCTCGCTCGGCGTGCTGCGCGTGTTCGCCGAGGCCGGCTGCGGCTTCGACATCGTCTCGGGCGGCGAACTCGCGCGCGTGCTCGCGGTCGGCGCCGATCCGAAGAAGATCATCTTCTCGGGTGTCGGCAAGACCCGCGCCGAGATGCGCCAGGCGCTCGCGGCCGGCATCGCCTGCTTCAACGTCGAGAGCGAGGCCGAGCTCGACGTGCTCAACGAGGTGGCGCTGGCCGAGAAGGCGCGCGCGCCGATCAGCATCCGCATCAATCCCAACGTCGATCCCAAGACGCACCCCTACATCTCCACCGGCCTCAAGGGCAACAAGTTCGGCATCGCGCACGACCGCGCGGTGCAGGCCTACCGCCACGCGGCCAGCCTGCCGGGCCTCGAGGTGGTGGGCATCGACTGCCACATCGGCTCGCAGATCACCGAGGCCTCGCCCTACTTCGACGCCTTCGAGCGCGTACTCGACCTGGTGGTGGCGATCGAGGCCGCGGGCATTCCCATCCATCACCTGGACTTCGGCGGCGGCCTGGGCATCGACTACAACGGCGAGACGCCGCCGCAGGCCGATGCGCTGTGGCGGCAACTGCTCGAGCGGCTCGACGCGCGCGGCTTCGGCCAGCGCAAGCTGGTGATCGAACCGGGCCGCTCGCTGGTCGGCAATGCCGGCGTGTGCCTGACCGAGGTGCTCTACACCAAGCCCGGCGAGGACAAGAACTTCTGCATCGTCGACGCGGCCATGAACGACCTGCCGCGGCCCGCGATGTACCAGGCCTTCCATCGCATCGTGCCGCTGCGCGAACGCGCCGGCGCTGGCGCCACCTACGACGTGGTGGGCCCGGTCTGCGAGAGCGGCGACTGGATCGGCCGCGACCGCGAACTCAACGTGGTGGCCGGCGACCTGCTGGGCGTGCTCTCGGCCGGTGCCTATTGCATGAGCATGGCGAGCAACTACAACACCCGCGCGCGCGCGGCCGAGGTGCTCGTGAGCGGCACGGCCGCCACGCTGATCCGCCGGCGCGAGACGCTGGAAGACCAGCTGCAGGCCGAGCTGCAGACCGCCAGGGGCTGA
- a CDS encoding lipoprotein, with translation MLNVHQILVSARGRTALMVCLAAATLGLAACGQRGALYLPTDPAASQRATLPDLLTPSMPGGTGNATPSSSTGQAAPKPATASSGAAR, from the coding sequence ATGTTGAATGTCCACCAAATTCTAGTGAGCGCCCGCGGCCGCACTGCGCTCATGGTCTGCCTCGCCGCCGCCACCCTCGGCCTGGCCGCCTGCGGACAGCGCGGCGCCCTCTATCTGCCGACCGATCCGGCCGCCTCGCAACGCGCCACGCTGCCCGACCTGCTGACGCCCAGCATGCCCGGCGGCACCGGCAATGCCACGCCGTCTTCCAGCACCGGCCAGGCCGCGCCGAAGCCTGCCACCGCCAGCAGCGGAGCCGCACGATGA
- the cyaY gene encoding iron donor protein CyaY, whose protein sequence is MTDSEYMDRAEAALAAIEHSCDRINDATDADIDNQRVGGMITISFPNGSQLIVNLQKPLQEIWLAARSGGYHYRFDGQAWIDTKSAEEFFGNLSREASLQAGQPLSFTAG, encoded by the coding sequence ATGACGGACTCCGAATACATGGACCGCGCCGAAGCCGCGCTGGCGGCGATCGAGCACAGCTGCGACCGCATCAACGACGCGACGGACGCCGACATCGACAACCAGCGCGTGGGCGGCATGATCACGATTTCGTTTCCCAACGGCAGCCAGCTGATCGTGAACCTGCAGAAGCCGCTGCAGGAGATCTGGCTCGCGGCGCGCTCGGGCGGCTACCACTACCGCTTCGACGGCCAGGCCTGGATCGACACCAAGAGCGCGGAAGAGTTCTTCGGCAACCTGTCGCGCGAGGCGAGCCTGCAGGCGGGGCAGCCGCTGAGCTTCACCGCGGGCTGA
- a CDS encoding PBP1A family penicillin-binding protein has product MQENTRPTPNSKRPAKTPPASTRPAWLKWLLRFVFWGLGIAAAGVLSVICVVAVALAVAYPNLPDISELSDYRPKLPLRVFSAEGILIGEFGEERRNLTPISAIPKVVKDAVLAAEDARFYDHGGVDYKGMIRAGLANMNRVKSQGASTITMQVARNVYLSSEKTLTRKIYEVLLTFKLEHLLSKDQIFEIYLNQIYLGNRAYGFSAASEAYFGKPLSELTIAQAAMLAGLPKAPGANNPVNNPQRARGRQFYVIDRMQEAGFITAEQAAAAKKEELHLRDAADPNRLHAEYVAETVRQLMYAQYGDSTYTRGLKVYTSLVAADQAAAYKALRKGIMDYERRQIYRGPEKFVELPNDAKDLDEAVDDALSDHPDNGDVMAAVVLKATAKQIDAVRGNGDAVQITGEGLKPAQSGLSDKAPPNIKIRRGAVIRVVKTPKNTWEITQLPEVEGAFVAMDPRDGAIKALVGGFDFGKNKFNHVTQAWRQPGSSFKPFIYSAALEKGFTPATVINDGPLFFDAGTTGGQPWEPKNYGGGYDGPMSMRTALMKSKNLVSIRILQSIGTRYAQDWITNFGFEREKHPAYLPMALGAGSVTPMQMAVGYSVFANGGYRVNPYLVTRITDHKDKLLVDKQPPLLNDALRAIPQRNAFIMDSLLQSVARAGTAAKAQAMLKRPDLYGKTGTTNDSLDAWFAGFQPTMTAISWIGYDTPRNLGDRETGGGLSLPIWINFMETAIKGAPVTDLSTTPPAGVVNVGGEWYYDDYAPGRGVASLGVDTTPAAPAEALSGAPVSPPAPPEERSRILDLFRN; this is encoded by the coding sequence ATGCAAGAAAACACACGGCCAACGCCAAACTCCAAGCGCCCAGCCAAGACCCCACCCGCCTCCACCCGGCCCGCCTGGCTCAAATGGCTGCTGCGCTTCGTGTTCTGGGGCCTGGGCATCGCCGCGGCCGGCGTGCTGTCGGTGATCTGCGTGGTCGCGGTGGCGCTGGCGGTCGCCTATCCGAACCTGCCCGACATCTCCGAGCTCTCCGACTACCGGCCCAAGCTGCCGCTGCGGGTGTTCTCGGCCGAGGGCATCCTGATCGGCGAGTTCGGCGAGGAGCGCCGCAACCTGACGCCGATCTCGGCCATTCCCAAGGTGGTGAAGGACGCCGTGCTGGCGGCCGAGGACGCCCGCTTCTATGACCACGGCGGCGTCGACTACAAGGGCATGATCCGCGCTGGCCTCGCGAACATGAACCGCGTGAAGAGCCAGGGCGCCTCCACCATCACCATGCAGGTGGCGCGCAACGTCTACCTGAGTTCCGAGAAGACGCTGACGCGCAAGATCTACGAGGTGCTGCTGACCTTCAAGCTCGAGCACCTGCTGAGCAAGGACCAGATCTTCGAGATCTACCTGAACCAGATCTACCTCGGCAACCGCGCCTACGGCTTCTCCGCCGCCTCCGAGGCCTACTTCGGCAAGCCGCTGTCCGAGCTCACCATCGCCCAGGCCGCGATGCTGGCCGGCCTGCCCAAGGCGCCCGGCGCGAACAACCCGGTGAACAACCCGCAGCGCGCGCGCGGCCGGCAGTTCTACGTGATCGACCGCATGCAGGAAGCCGGCTTCATCACCGCCGAGCAGGCCGCGGCCGCCAAGAAGGAAGAGCTGCACCTGCGCGACGCCGCCGACCCGAACCGGCTGCATGCCGAGTACGTGGCCGAGACGGTGCGCCAGCTGATGTATGCGCAGTACGGCGACAGCACCTACACGCGCGGCCTCAAGGTCTACACCTCGCTCGTGGCGGCCGACCAGGCCGCCGCCTACAAGGCGCTGCGCAAGGGCATCATGGATTACGAGCGCCGCCAGATCTACCGCGGCCCCGAGAAGTTCGTCGAGCTGCCGAACGATGCCAAGGATCTCGACGAAGCCGTCGACGACGCGCTCAGCGACCATCCCGACAACGGCGACGTGATGGCGGCCGTGGTGCTCAAGGCCACCGCCAAGCAGATCGATGCGGTGCGCGGCAACGGCGACGCGGTGCAGATCACGGGCGAAGGCCTCAAGCCCGCGCAGTCGGGCCTCTCGGACAAGGCGCCGCCCAACATCAAGATCCGCCGCGGCGCGGTGATCCGCGTGGTGAAGACGCCCAAGAACACCTGGGAGATCACCCAGCTGCCCGAGGTCGAGGGCGCCTTCGTCGCCATGGACCCGCGCGACGGCGCGATCAAGGCGCTGGTCGGCGGCTTCGACTTCGGCAAGAACAAGTTCAACCACGTCACGCAGGCCTGGCGCCAGCCGGGCTCGAGCTTCAAGCCCTTTATCTACTCTGCCGCGCTCGAGAAGGGCTTCACGCCCGCCACCGTGATCAACGACGGCCCGCTGTTCTTCGATGCCGGCACCACCGGCGGCCAGCCCTGGGAGCCGAAGAACTACGGCGGCGGCTACGACGGCCCGATGTCGATGCGCACCGCGCTGATGAAGTCGAAGAACCTGGTCTCGATCCGCATCCTGCAGTCGATCGGCACGCGCTACGCGCAGGACTGGATCACCAACTTCGGCTTCGAGCGCGAGAAGCATCCGGCCTACCTGCCGATGGCGCTCGGCGCGGGCTCGGTCACGCCGATGCAGATGGCGGTGGGCTACTCGGTGTTCGCCAACGGCGGCTACCGCGTCAATCCCTACCTCGTGACGCGCATCACCGACCACAAGGACAAGCTGCTGGTCGACAAGCAGCCGCCGCTGCTCAATGACGCGCTGCGCGCCATCCCGCAGCGCAACGCCTTCATCATGGACAGCCTGCTGCAATCGGTGGCGCGCGCCGGCACCGCGGCCAAGGCCCAGGCGATGCTCAAGCGACCCGACCTCTATGGCAAGACCGGCACCACCAACGATTCGCTCGATGCGTGGTTCGCAGGCTTCCAGCCGACCATGACCGCGATCTCGTGGATCGGCTACGACACGCCGCGCAACCTCGGGGACCGCGAGACCGGTGGCGGCCTGAGCCTGCCGATCTGGATCAACTTCATGGAAACCGCCATCAAGGGCGCGCCGGTCACCGACCTCTCGACCACGCCGCCCGCGGGCGTGGTGAACGTGGGCGGCGAGTGGTACTACGACGACTACGCACCGGGCCGCGGCGTGGCCAGCCTGGGTGTCGACACGACGCCGGCGGCACCGGCCGAAGCGCTGAGCGGCGCGCCGGTGAGCCCGCCGGCGCCGCCCGAGGAGCGCAGCCGCATCCTCGACCTGTTCCGCAACTGA
- a CDS encoding pilus assembly protein PilM — protein sequence MAALGTLFRRQNAPLLGLDVSSSSVKLVELGREASGKLILERCAIEPLERGWITDGNVEKFDEVAEAVRRVVRKSGTRTRNVALALPPSAVITKKIILPGGMSEQELEIQVESEANQYIPFSLDEVSLDFCVTGPSLSSAGDVEVLIAASRKEKVQDREGLAEAAGLKAMILDVESYASRLATARLIEQLPGKGQDAIVALFEVGAFTTSMQVLRNQEVLYDRDQAFGGAQLTQMIVRQYGFSAEEAEAKKRSGDLPDDYGSGVLKPFVESIAQEIARALQFFFTSTPHNRVDYVMLAGGSASLPGLSNAVTRQTSFACSLVNPFDGMELGSNIREKKVRREAPSYLTSCGLAMRRFLQ from the coding sequence TTGGCTGCTCTTGGAACATTGTTTCGTCGTCAGAACGCCCCCCTGCTCGGGCTGGATGTCAGCTCGTCCAGCGTCAAGCTGGTCGAACTCGGCCGTGAAGCCAGCGGCAAGCTGATCCTGGAACGCTGCGCCATCGAGCCCCTCGAGCGCGGCTGGATCACCGATGGCAACGTCGAGAAGTTCGACGAGGTCGCCGAGGCCGTGCGCCGCGTGGTGCGCAAGAGCGGCACCCGCACGCGCAACGTCGCGCTGGCGTTGCCGCCCTCGGCGGTGATCACCAAGAAGATCATTCTTCCGGGCGGGATGAGCGAGCAGGAGCTCGAAATCCAAGTCGAATCGGAAGCCAATCAATACATTCCTTTCTCGCTGGACGAAGTGAGTCTCGATTTCTGCGTGACCGGGCCGAGCCTGAGCTCGGCGGGCGACGTCGAGGTGCTGATCGCCGCGTCGCGCAAGGAGAAGGTGCAGGACCGCGAAGGCCTGGCCGAGGCGGCGGGCCTCAAGGCCATGATCCTGGACGTCGAGTCCTATGCCTCGCGCCTCGCCACCGCGCGCCTGATCGAACAACTGCCGGGCAAGGGTCAGGACGCTATCGTCGCCCTGTTCGAGGTCGGCGCCTTCACCACCAGCATGCAGGTGCTGCGCAACCAGGAAGTGCTGTACGACCGCGACCAGGCCTTCGGCGGCGCCCAGCTCACCCAGATGATCGTGCGCCAGTACGGCTTCTCGGCCGAGGAGGCCGAGGCCAAGAAGCGCAGCGGCGACCTGCCCGACGACTACGGCTCGGGCGTCCTCAAGCCCTTCGTCGAGAGCATCGCCCAGGAAATCGCGCGCGCGCTGCAGTTCTTCTTCACCAGCACGCCGCACAACCGTGTCGACTACGTGATGCTGGCCGGTGGATCGGCCTCGCTGCCGGGCCTGAGCAATGCGGTGACGCGGCAGACCTCCTTCGCCTGCTCGCTCGTCAATCCCTTCGACGGCATGGAGCTCGGCTCGAACATCCGCGAGAAGAAGGTCCGGCGCGAAGCGCCTTCCTACCTGACCTCCTGCGGTCTGGCCATGCGGAGGTTCCTGCAGTGA